A window of Ignavibacteriales bacterium contains these coding sequences:
- a CDS encoding HD domain-containing protein, translating to MELLKLKEIFFEDRDRIFNTENLLKDPFKFSVKWSILVEEYILKVLKGIKLNCAVASVGSFSRRELSPYSDIDLMFIFEKVDGNEGLINNCITMLWDAGIEVSHTIRDFSDIQKFLDQDLHAFTQFFETRYILGNEKLYHKWNKKIFDSLTEKHKQKLILDFFEDIKLRYAKYGESAKVLEPNVKYTAGGLRDLQVIEWIFTLKNDLMLTSQEEITQTQNFLSIIKKNKILIPRAAARLQESYRLILNARNHLHLISKYKNDRLEFIYQEKIANVLGFSGDGWHAYMRKYFDAANIIKRFTSTMIKRFSEEFTSPISDFLLIHLDDDFSLKGNVIYQTSKTELSLSIILRALYYRGLYDARFDEHLRTKIIEAVIDHEETQILEARSSVFFREILKLPKNVGKTLATMNELSVLGTFLPEFKELVGYFQPGVYHCYTADEHTIIALSTLEMLSEETSLLGRLFQGIKNKDILYLAVLFHDIAKPISLSGHEIIGAEIANSIMERLGYSFEEIETVQFLVRHHLTMEQVAFRRNLNDPSTLNSFAEFFPNSEWLDLLYLLTYADLSAVSQVVWTQWKSDLLNELYRKTKTMLDDRISGQELLSYNLKDLIQSSDVYSEESFKDHIESINDISYLQHFSTEEINRHIEEIEKGSPVSVFFKEESDFTVVTIITRDSEALLSRMCGALSINDLNIHDAKIFTRKDGIVIDSFNVSDFRTGSIVDEARYPKITNDLYLAVENELQIIKEFNKIKSKWWRIENKLFKRKGKIKIVFEKHDKYTIIDIYSPDRIGLLYQITKKMNELGLSIYFAKISTKGDDVVDSFYILDRNRKKISTDVYQLITHELNQTIEEML from the coding sequence ATGGAACTACTTAAACTTAAAGAAATATTTTTCGAGGACCGGGATAGAATCTTCAACACCGAGAATCTTCTCAAAGATCCGTTTAAATTCTCCGTTAAGTGGAGTATACTTGTTGAAGAATATATTCTAAAAGTATTGAAAGGAATAAAACTTAATTGTGCCGTTGCGTCAGTCGGAAGTTTTAGCAGACGCGAACTTTCTCCTTACTCCGATATAGATCTGATGTTCATTTTTGAAAAAGTAGATGGGAACGAAGGATTAATTAATAATTGTATTACTATGCTTTGGGATGCCGGCATAGAGGTCTCCCATACAATTCGTGATTTTTCCGATATTCAAAAATTTCTTGATCAAGATCTGCATGCCTTCACACAATTTTTTGAAACGAGATATATCCTCGGTAATGAAAAGCTTTACCACAAATGGAACAAAAAGATTTTTGATTCTTTAACTGAAAAACACAAGCAGAAATTAATTCTCGATTTTTTTGAAGACATAAAACTTCGTTATGCTAAATACGGCGAGTCCGCAAAAGTACTAGAGCCGAATGTTAAATATACTGCCGGCGGTTTGCGCGATCTTCAAGTTATTGAGTGGATATTTACCTTAAAAAATGATTTGATGCTCACCTCTCAAGAAGAAATTACACAGACGCAAAATTTCTTAAGCATTATTAAAAAGAATAAGATTCTAATACCGCGCGCGGCTGCACGATTGCAGGAAAGCTATCGTTTAATTCTTAATGCCCGCAATCATCTTCACTTGATTAGTAAATATAAAAATGACCGGCTCGAATTTATCTATCAAGAAAAAATTGCAAATGTATTGGGTTTTTCAGGAGACGGCTGGCATGCCTACATGAGAAAATATTTCGATGCGGCGAATATCATAAAAAGATTTACCAGCACAATGATAAAACGTTTCAGTGAGGAATTTACATCACCTATTAGCGATTTCTTATTAATCCATCTTGATGATGATTTCTCCCTCAAGGGGAATGTCATTTATCAGACAAGTAAAACTGAACTTTCGTTGTCTATAATTTTACGCGCATTATATTATAGAGGATTATACGATGCACGTTTTGATGAACATCTCCGAACAAAAATTATTGAAGCAGTTATTGATCATGAAGAAACACAAATTTTAGAAGCAAGATCATCTGTTTTCTTCCGCGAGATTCTTAAACTTCCCAAAAATGTTGGAAAAACTTTAGCAACTATGAATGAACTTAGTGTTCTCGGTACATTTCTTCCTGAGTTTAAGGAATTGGTCGGATATTTTCAGCCTGGAGTTTATCATTGTTATACCGCTGATGAACATACGATAATTGCTTTGTCCACACTTGAAATGCTTTCCGAAGAAACTTCATTACTTGGCAGATTATTTCAGGGTATAAAGAATAAAGATATTTTATATCTCGCAGTTCTTTTTCATGACATTGCTAAACCAATAAGTTTGTCTGGGCACGAAATCATAGGTGCTGAGATAGCAAATTCAATTATGGAGCGGCTCGGTTACAGCTTTGAAGAAATTGAAACGGTTCAATTCTTAGTCCGCCATCATTTAACAATGGAACAAGTGGCATTCCGCCGTAATCTTAACGATCCATCAACGTTAAATAGTTTTGCGGAGTTCTTTCCTAATTCAGAATGGCTCGATCTTTTATATTTACTCACTTATGCTGATCTCTCGGCAGTCTCACAAGTCGTTTGGACTCAATGGAAGAGCGATCTTTTAAACGAGTTATACCGAAAAACAAAAACAATGCTGGATGATAGAATCAGCGGGCAGGAATTACTTTCATACAACTTAAAAGATTTAATACAAAGTTCAGATGTTTATTCGGAAGAATCATTCAAAGATCATATTGAATCAATAAATGATATAAGTTATCTGCAGCATTTTTCCACAGAAGAAATCAATCGCCATATTGAAGAAATTGAAAAAGGATCGCCGGTTTCTGTTTTCTTTAAGGAGGAAAGCGACTTTACGGTGGTAACTATAATTACACGCGATTCAGAAGCATTGCTTTCTCGAATGTGCGGTGCACTTTCAATTAATGATCTGAATATTCACGATGCAAAAATATTTACGCGTAAGGACGGAATTGTTATAGATAGCTTTAATGTTTCAGATTTCAGAACCGGCAGCATAGTTGATGAGGCGCGTTATCCAAAAATTACAAATGATCTTTATCTTGCCGTAGAGAATGAATTACAAATCATAAAAGAGTTTAACAAAATAAAATCTAAGTGGTGGCGAATAGAGAATAAGCTTTTTAAAAGGAAAGGAAAGATCAAAATTGTTTTTGAGAAACATGATAAGTATACAATCATAGATATTTATTCTCCAGATCGTATCGGGCTTCTTTATCAAATAACAAAAAAAATGAACGAACTTGGTCTTTCGATTTACTTTGCAAAAATTTCTACCAAGGGGGATGATGTTGTAGATTCATTTTATATTCTCGATCGCAATAGAAAAAAGATTTCTACCGATGTTTATCAATTAATAACTCACGAATTAAATCAAACAATTGAAGAAATGTTATAG